GCCGATCGCCAGCCCGTCGTAGACGGTCCACCTGTCGTGGTCCAGCGGCAGGTCACCACTGACGGCCGGTTTCCCGGTGGCGGTGTCCAGGACAACCCCCCGGCCGCCGCCTTCGCTGAGTTCGACGATTCGGTCCGCCGCCGCGTGCCGGTTGTCGCGCAGCCCGTGCGCGGCGGGCAGCACACCGGTACCGTCCGGCGTGACGCCATCGACGCTCCAGCCGGTCACGGCCCGGATCCGCTCCGAGTCGACGATCAGCAGGTCGTCCTCGGGCGCCTCCCGCCGCCACCGCTCGTCACCGCTGATCAGGTCGACCCGGGCCACCGCGTTGTCGTAGATGCCGTCCCTGATCTCCACGATCACGTCGGTGCCGAGATAGACCACATCGGTGCGGTTGTTCCAGCCGCCCTTCCACTTGACGGTGCCGTCGGTGACGTCCAGGACGACCCGCATGTCGTCGCCGTCGTCGGTGGCCGAGTCGACGGCGTCGACGACGAGCAGCCCGTCGACGGCGGTCAGCGTCAACCGGGCCGGTTCGACGTCCAGCTCGGCGGTCCAGGTCGGGGCACCACCGGCGACCGGCAGGGCGGTGACGGCGGTCGCGCCGATGCTGACCGCCGCGTACACGGCCAGGTCACCGGCGATGGTGCCCGCCGACCGGGTGGTGCCGACCGGCAGCGTCACCTGATGGGTTTCGGCCAGCCCGCCGGCGGTGTCGCCGCCACCGCCTTGATCGCCACCGAAGCCGAACAGCGACGTACCCGTGCCGTCACCGGCGTCGCCACCGTCGCGGATCCGGTCCAGCAGCCGACCGCTGGTCAACCCGATGCTGGCGACGACGGTCAGCACCACGGCGGCGGCGACCGTCGCGACCACCCGGCCGGTGCGCCTGCGCCGCCGACCCGACACGGGCGGCGGCCCGACCACGGCCGGGGGGTCGACCTTTCCCGGCGGTCCCGGCCATCCGGAACCGGGCGCCGGTGGCGGTTGGTAGCCCGTTTCCGCCGACGGGCTGTGACCCGCCGGCGGCCGGGCCGACGGATACGCCGGCCCGCCGGACGTGGGCGGCGGATAGCCCGGCGGTGGCGGATAGCCCGGCGGTGGCGGATAGCCCGGCGGTGGCGGGTAGCCGGCGTACGACGGCGGCGCGGCCGGGGACAGCGGGGTGGCGGTCGACGGGGCCGCACCGGCCGCCGCCGGATCGTGATGCAGCGCGCCGTAGGCGACCGGCAGTTCGGGCTGCTCCGGAACGGCCGGGGCGACGCCCAGCCGGGCGTGCAGGCGGCTGGCGACCAGCGGCATCCGGCTCGCCCCGCCGACCAGCAGCAGCCCGGCCAGCCGGGCCGGGTCGACCCCGGCGAGCTGCAGCACCCGGCGGGTCTCGTCCACCGCCCGGTCGATCAGCGGCCCGGCGATCCGGTCCAGTTCCTCCCGGGTCAGGTGCATCGGGTCGTCGCGGCCGGGCACCGTCACCGGCGCCACCGACGTACGCGACAACATCTCCTTGGCCGCCCGTACCTCGGTCCAGAAGGCGTGCCGGTCCCGCCGGTCGGCGGCGGTCACCGGCTGGTCCAACCGCGACCACAACCGCGGATCCCGCATCGCGACGAGTTGGCCCAGGTGGGCGACCAGGGCGTTGTCGACGTCCAGGCCGCCGAGGTCGTCCAGGCCGCCGGTGGCCAGCACCCGCAGTCCGCCGGTCGGGCGGCCGGCGGCTGCCTCGTGGCGGACCACCGCCACGTCCAGGGTGCCGCCGCCGAAGTCGAACACCGCCAGCGCGCCGCCCGGCGGAATCCGGCGGCCCAGCACCCGCACGCAGTAGGTGGCGGCGGCGATCGGCTCGTCGAGCAGCAGCACCGGACCCAGCCCGGCCCGCTGGGCGGCCGCCCGCAGCAGGTCCCGACGCGGGGTGCCCCAGTCCGCCGGGCAGGTCAGCACCGTCGCGTCGTGCGGACGTACCCCGGCCATCGCGGCCTCGCCGGCCACCCGGCGCAGGCTGGCGGCCAGCAGGTCGGCCACCGGCAGGTCCCGGTCACCGAGCAGCACCGTGCCGTCGTCGATGTGCCGTTTCGGGTACGGCTCGAAACGGTGCGGTTCACCGGCGGCCAGCCGCTGCGCGTCGCGGCCGGTGTGCACGGTGCCGACCGCGTCGACGAACACCCCGGAGGTCAGCAGCGGTGAGCCGTCGAACAGCAGCGGCCGGGGCGGTTCGTCGCCCCGGCGTACCACGGCGACGGTGTGGGTGGTCCCCAGGTCGACGGCGAGCCGTACCGGTCCGTTCACGGTCTGCGTTGTCCTTTCCCGAAGCACCGGCGGTGCATGCTATCCGCCGGCCGCCACCACGACGTCGGCACCGAGCTGTTTCAGCACCCGGGTACGCAGGGTCTCGTACTGCTCGCGGCAGCGGGTCGGCGGCCCGGCCGGACGGGTGACCACCACACCGGCGGTGATCCGCTCGTGCGGGCCGAACTGGTCCCGGGTCAGGTCGACCTCGACCACACCGAGCCGGTTCCACCAGTGCGAGCCGGTGCGGTCGCCGTCGACGCGGACCTCGCCGAGCAGCAGGTCACCACCGAGAAGGTCGTGCACCACCAGGGCGGTGACCCCGCACTGACCCCGGCTGGGGTTGCCCGGATGCCAGTCGGCGAGGTCCACCGGGTCACAGGTGTCGGCGGCCCAGGCGGAGCGGATGACACGTTCGATGTGGGTCAGGGTCCAGGTGCGGGGGAACATGGCGGCAGATCCTGCCACAGTGGTCCGACACCGTCGGACACCGTCGCTCGTCGTGTCGGTCGACGCGCCACGGCGGTGATCCGTCACCCGGAAACGACGGTGATCCGTCACCCACCACGGCGGTGAACGGCAGCCGTCCGGGTAACGGCTAGTAAGCTGCCCGGTCGTGACCGACGACAGTGCGCGGATGGCATCCGGGCCGGCCGGCGCGGACCAGTCCGCGCTGGCCACCGCCTGTCTGGCCGCCGGCGACGGGCGGCTGCGCCACGGCGCGGCGTTGAAGTTCTTCTGGGGGCCGATGGACTGCGGCAAGTCGACCCTGGCCCTGCAGATGGACCACAACCACGCCCGGCAGGGCCGACGTGGTCTGGTCCTGACCCGCAACGACCGGTCGATGGGCCCGCAGGTCACCACCCGGATCGGGTTGGCGCACGCGGCGATCGAGGTCACCGACGACCTCGATCTGGTGGCGCTGGTCCGGGGCCGCTGGGCCGACGGCACCCGCGTCGACTACCTGATCTGCGACGAGGCCTGCTTCTACACGGTGTCGCAAGTGGAGCAGATGGCCGACCTGGTCGACGGCTACGACGTCGACGTGTTCGCGTTCGGCCTGGCCAGTGACTTCCGGTCGGCGCTGTTCCCGGCCGCGCGGCGACTGTTCGAACTCGCCGACGAGGTGTGCCGCATCCAGGTCGAGGTGCTGTGCTGGTGCGGGCGGCAAGGGCTGCTCAACGCCCGGGTCGTCGACGGAGTGGTGGCCCGGCACGGCGAACAGGTCGTCATCGGTGACACCGTCGACCACGCCGAGGTGCGCTATCAGGTGCTGTGCCGTCGGCACCACCGCGCCGGCGACCTCGGGCCCGCCGCGTAGCCCGCCACGGGGGTGGCCGGCCAGGCGGCGGGTACGCGCGGCGGGGCCGGCGCGTCGATCAGCTGTCGCCGAGCCGGGCCAGCAGGTCGGCTTCCCGCCTCGGGTCGAGCCCGACCGGCGGCAGGTCGGCCCGCAGTGGTGCCGGGCCGTCGAGGCCGCGCAGCCAGGCCCAGGTGTCGGCGACCGTCTCGGCCACCGGCCGGCAGCGCAGGCCGGTGGCGACCGCCCGGGACACGTCACCACGGTGCAGCGCGTCGTACAGCTCACCCGGCGGCAACCAGACCGGCAGCTCCGTCCAGGGCGCGATGCCGGCGTCCGCGATGGTCTGCGGGTCGGCCCAGCGCAGCCGGGCGTCCGCCCCGGTGACCCGTACGCAGGTGTCCAGCAGCTCCCCCATCGTGGTGTGGCCGAGCGGGCTGACCACGTTGTACGGTCCGGACAGCCCGGCGGCGGCCGCGTCGAGCGCCCAGACGGCCAGGTCCCGGGCGTCGACGTACTGCAACGGCAGGTCACGCGGCCCGGGGGCGAGCACGTCACCGCCGCGCGCCATCCGGGTCAGCCACCACGGCAGCCGGCCGACGTCCTCGTACGGGCCGAGGATCAACCCGGCGCGGGCCAGCAGCGCACGGTCCCCGAAGGCATCGACGGCGGCCAGTTCACCGCCGCGTTTGGCCCGGGCGTAGTCGACGTCCGCGCCGTCGTCGGCGGACGCGTCGACCACCTCGGCGTCCTCGTCCGCGTCCGCCGGTGGCGCGAACACGTACACCGACCGGCTCGACACGTACGTGAGGTGGCCGACCCGGTCGCGCAGCAGCCGGGCCGCGTCGCGGACCGTCGACGGCGCCCCCGACCAGGTGTCGACGGCCAGGTCCCATTCCCCGGTACGCAGCCCGGCCAGACCGTCGGCGGCGCTCCGGTCGACGACGACCACCCGCGCGCCGGCGGGTGCCGGTCGACGGCCCCGGTGCGCCACGGTCACCGCCCAGCCACGGGCCAGCGCCGCCTCGACGACGCAGCGGCCCACGAACCCGGTGCCGCCCAACATCAGCAGTCGCATACCAGCCACTGTGCCCGCCGTCGGCACGCGGCGGAAGGCGTCACGCTCTCCGCGCAATCCCAGCGGGTTACTGTCGGGTAGTAGACGCCGTGCGTGACGAGGAGGATCATCGTGGATCGATACGTCCAACCCGTACCCGCGCCCGGGGACCCGTACCGCACTGACTGGCTGCTCGACGCCTGGCTGCGCCGTCACCTGTCGGCGGCCGAGCTGGCCGCCGCCGACACCCGGCTCACCGCCCTCGCCGCCGACGTCAACGGGCCGCTGCGGGCCGCGCACACCGACGCCGAAGCCCACCCGCCCCACCTGGTCCGTTACGGGCCGTGGGGTGAGCGCGTCGACCGGATCCGGACCGCCGACGGCTGGCGGCGGCTACGGGACGCCGCCGCCCGACACGCCCTGGTCGCCCTGCCCTACCAGGCGCCGACCCGCGCCACCTGGGGCGCGGCCACCCGGATCGTGCAGCACGCCCTGCTGCACCTGTACGCCCCCGAGTCGGCCACCTTCTCCTGCCCGGTCGCGATGGCCGACGGCGCGGCGGCCCTGCTGTCCCGGCCGGACGTCGACGCGGCCGTCCGCGACTCCTGGCTGCCCCGACTCACCAGCACCGACCCGGCCACGGCGGTGACCAGCGGACAGTGGATGACCGAGGCGCGGGGCGGCTCGGACCTGTCCGGGTCGACCACCACCGCCGACCCGGCCGGTGACGGCAGTTGGCGGCTCACCGGCGAGAAGTGGTTCTGCTCGGCGATCGACGCACCGGTCGCGGTGGCGTTGGCCCGGCCGGCCGGCGCCGGGCCGGGCAGCCGGCACCTCGCCCCGTTCCTGGTACCCCGCTACGCCGCCGACTCCCCGCTGGCCGACGCCGACGCCGACCCGGACGCGCCTGCCCCCGGGATACGGGTGCACCGACTCAAGGACAAGCTCGGCACCCGGGCGTTGCCGACCGCCGAGGTGGGGTTGCGTCAGGCGTACGCGCTGCCGCTGGGTGACCCGGCCCGACCCGGCCTGTCCAGGGCGATGACCCTGGTCGTGGTGACCCGGCTGCACAACGCGTCGGCGGCGGCCGGCGGCATGCGCCGGGGGCTGGCGTACGCGCACGCCTACGCCACCGCCCGGGACGTCGCCGGCGGTCGGCTCGTCGATTCGCCGGCGCACCGCGCCGTGCTCGGCACCCTGGCCGTCGACGCCGCCGGCGCGTTCGTCCTCGCCGGTGACGCGTTCGCCCTGCTGGGCCGGGTCGAGGTCGGTGGCGATCCGGCCTCGGCCGCGCTGCTGCGCCTGGTCGCCCCGATGGCCAAGCTCGCCACCGGCCGGTTGGCGGTCGCCGCCGCCAGCGAGTACGTCGAGTGTTTCGGCGGCGCCGGGTACGTGGAGGACACCGGTGTGCCCCGGCTGCTGCGCGACGCGCAGGTACTGCCGATCTGGGAGGGCACCACGACGGTGTTGGCCCTCGACGTACTGCGGGCGGTGGTCCGCGAGGACGCCGCGCCGCCGCTGCTGGCCCGGCTCGACCGGGCCGCCGACGCCGCCCGGGGCTTCGCCCCGTCGGTGGCCGACACCCTCGCCGAGACCGTCGGCGAACTACGGTCCGCCGTCGCGGCGGTCACCGTCGACCCGGGCGGGCCGGCGACGCTGGCCGCCGTACGGCCGTTGGCGCTGCGGATGGCGTACGCCCTGGCCGGCGCGCTGCTCGTCGAACAGGCCGTGGCCGGCGGGCAGGAGGCCGCCGAGGTCGCCGCCCGGTTGTGGGCCCGACGGTGGTTACGCCGCGACGACGTCTCGGTCGATGCCCACCAGCACCTGGAGCTGCTCAGCCGGCCGTGACGGCGGCGACGCGGGAGCGGCCGCGTTCCCGACTCGGTGACGCACGGCGTCGCGGAGATCACCAGAACGGAAAAGTGGTGTGTCGGCGGGCGCGCCGCCGCTGGTGGGTGCACGATCTTCACCATGGGTTCGTTGGAGGTAGGCCCCGGCGTCTGGGCCGTCACGATCGTGGTCATCGTCGGTCTGCTCGCCTTGGACCTGGCGGTGGCGGCCATCCGCCCGCACGCCGTCGGTTTCCGGGAGGCGACCGCCTGGTCGGTGTTCTACGTCGCGGTCGCGATCGTCTTCGGCCTGGTCTTCATGGCCTGGGCCGGCGGCACCTACGGCACCGAGTACTTCGCCGGCTACCTGGTGGAGAAGAGCCTGTCGGTCGACAACCTCTTCGTCTTCGTGATCATCATCAGCACGTTCGCCGTACCGGAGAAACACCAACACAAGGTGTTGACCTTCGGCATCATCGCGGCGCTGGTCATGCGGGCGATCTTCATCGCCGCCGGTGCCGCGCTGCTGAACCTGTTCTCGTTCATGTTCCTGGTCTTCGGCCTGCTGCTGATCTTCACCGCGATCCAACTGTTCCGCCACCGCGACGAGGATCCGCAGGTCGACGACAACGTCCTGGTCCGCGCCACCCGCCGGGTGCTGCCGGTGTCCACCGACTACGTCGACGGACGGCTGGTCACCCGGATCGACGGACGGCGGGTGGTCACCCCGCTGTTCATCGTCCTGATCGCGATCGGCAGCACCGATCTGCTGTTCGCCCTCGACTCGATCCCCGCCGTGTTCGGCATCACCCAGGAGCCGTACATCGTCTTCGTCGCCAACGCCTTCGCGCTGATCGGCCTGCGGGCGTTGTTCTTCCTCGTCAAGGGGCTGCTGGACCGTCTGGTCTACCTGTCCACCGGGTTGGCGTTGATCCTGGCCCTGATCGGCGTCAAGCTGATCCTGCACTGGGGGCACACCCTCGACGACCGGGTGCCCGAGGTGCAGACCCTGGTGTCGCTGGGCCTGATCGTGGTCATCCTGGCCGTGACGATCGTCGCCAGCCTGGTCAAGGTCCGCCGCGACCCGACCGCCCGCGCCCACGCGGGTTCGCTGCGCGCCCACGACGACCAGCGCGCCGA
The sequence above is a segment of the Solwaraspora sp. WMMD406 genome. Coding sequences within it:
- a CDS encoding Hsp70 family protein, giving the protein MNGPVRLAVDLGTTHTVAVVRRGDEPPRPLLFDGSPLLTSGVFVDAVGTVHTGRDAQRLAAGEPHRFEPYPKRHIDDGTVLLGDRDLPVADLLAASLRRVAGEAAMAGVRPHDATVLTCPADWGTPRRDLLRAAAQRAGLGPVLLLDEPIAAATYCVRVLGRRIPPGGALAVFDFGGGTLDVAVVRHEAAAGRPTGGLRVLATGGLDDLGGLDVDNALVAHLGQLVAMRDPRLWSRLDQPVTAADRRDRHAFWTEVRAAKEMLSRTSVAPVTVPGRDDPMHLTREELDRIAGPLIDRAVDETRRVLQLAGVDPARLAGLLLVGGASRMPLVASRLHARLGVAPAVPEQPELPVAYGALHHDPAAAGAAPSTATPLSPAAPPSYAGYPPPPGYPPPPGYPPPPGYPPPTSGGPAYPSARPPAGHSPSAETGYQPPPAPGSGWPGPPGKVDPPAVVGPPPVSGRRRRRTGRVVATVAAAVVLTVVASIGLTSGRLLDRIRDGGDAGDGTGTSLFGFGGDQGGGGDTAGGLAETHQVTLPVGTTRSAGTIAGDLAVYAAVSIGATAVTALPVAGGAPTWTAELDVEPARLTLTAVDGLLVVDAVDSATDDGDDMRVVLDVTDGTVKWKGGWNNRTDVVYLGTDVIVEIRDGIYDNAVARVDLISGDERWRREAPEDDLLIVDSERIRAVTGWSVDGVTPDGTGVLPAAHGLRDNRHAAADRIVELSEGGGRGVVLDTATGKPAVSGDLPLDHDRWTVYDGLAIGRLSDDASPGRDVLAAYDLDGFAKKWELPLAGTDTIELVKACGPQLVCVAVDGGTYRTVAVNTATGAEVWSRPTESGTEDNWYAVADGILFGDQTFTSVDEFVLLDFAGGQTAAAEDFVSAVAVSGARAAVLSYRYDQSSGSSVPQLAVWEVATGRHTGSVDVGTDVTAGRVEQVLVGGDTIVVVTADHQVRLLSVTGPA
- a CDS encoding thymidine kinase, yielding MASGPAGADQSALATACLAAGDGRLRHGAALKFFWGPMDCGKSTLALQMDHNHARQGRRGLVLTRNDRSMGPQVTTRIGLAHAAIEVTDDLDLVALVRGRWADGTRVDYLICDEACFYTVSQVEQMADLVDGYDVDVFAFGLASDFRSALFPAARRLFELADEVCRIQVEVLCWCGRQGLLNARVVDGVVARHGEQVVIGDTVDHAEVRYQVLCRRHHRAGDLGPAA
- a CDS encoding NAD-dependent epimerase/dehydratase family protein, coding for MRLLMLGGTGFVGRCVVEAALARGWAVTVAHRGRRPAPAGARVVVVDRSAADGLAGLRTGEWDLAVDTWSGAPSTVRDAARLLRDRVGHLTYVSSRSVYVFAPPADADEDAEVVDASADDGADVDYARAKRGGELAAVDAFGDRALLARAGLILGPYEDVGRLPWWLTRMARGGDVLAPGPRDLPLQYVDARDLAVWALDAAAAGLSGPYNVVSPLGHTTMGELLDTCVRVTGADARLRWADPQTIADAGIAPWTELPVWLPPGELYDALHRGDVSRAVATGLRCRPVAETVADTWAWLRGLDGPAPLRADLPPVGLDPRREADLLARLGDS
- a CDS encoding acyl-CoA dehydrogenase family protein — protein: MDRYVQPVPAPGDPYRTDWLLDAWLRRHLSAAELAAADTRLTALAADVNGPLRAAHTDAEAHPPHLVRYGPWGERVDRIRTADGWRRLRDAAARHALVALPYQAPTRATWGAATRIVQHALLHLYAPESATFSCPVAMADGAAALLSRPDVDAAVRDSWLPRLTSTDPATAVTSGQWMTEARGGSDLSGSTTTADPAGDGSWRLTGEKWFCSAIDAPVAVALARPAGAGPGSRHLAPFLVPRYAADSPLADADADPDAPAPGIRVHRLKDKLGTRALPTAEVGLRQAYALPLGDPARPGLSRAMTLVVVTRLHNASAAAGGMRRGLAYAHAYATARDVAGGRLVDSPAHRAVLGTLAVDAAGAFVLAGDAFALLGRVEVGGDPASAALLRLVAPMAKLATGRLAVAAASEYVECFGGAGYVEDTGVPRLLRDAQVLPIWEGTTTVLALDVLRAVVREDAAPPLLARLDRAADAARGFAPSVADTLAETVGELRSAVAAVTVDPGGPATLAAVRPLALRMAYALAGALLVEQAVAGGQEAAEVAARLWARRWLRRDDVSVDAHQHLELLSRP
- a CDS encoding TerC family protein, giving the protein MGSLEVGPGVWAVTIVVIVGLLALDLAVAAIRPHAVGFREATAWSVFYVAVAIVFGLVFMAWAGGTYGTEYFAGYLVEKSLSVDNLFVFVIIISTFAVPEKHQHKVLTFGIIAALVMRAIFIAAGAALLNLFSFMFLVFGLLLIFTAIQLFRHRDEDPQVDDNVLVRATRRVLPVSTDYVDGRLVTRIDGRRVVTPLFIVLIAIGSTDLLFALDSIPAVFGITQEPYIVFVANAFALIGLRALFFLVKGLLDRLVYLSTGLALILALIGVKLILHWGHTLDDRVPEVQTLVSLGLIVVILAVTIVASLVKVRRDPTARAHAGSLRAHDDQRADNG